In Arachis hypogaea cultivar Tifrunner chromosome 17, arahy.Tifrunner.gnm2.J5K5, whole genome shotgun sequence, a single window of DNA contains:
- the LOC140180530 gene encoding beta-galactosidase-like: MVGMYHGGTNFDRTAGGPYIATSYDYDAPLDEYGNKAQPKWGHLKELHRVLKSMEESLTNGNVSQIDFGNSITVTVYASNKSSSCFLTNANTTTDATVSFRGRTYAVPA; encoded by the exons ATGGTTGGTATG tATCATGGTGGGACTAACTTTGATAGAACTGCTGGTGGACCATACATTGCCACTTCATATGATTATGATGCTCCTCTTGATGAATATG GCAACAAAGCTCAACCAAAATGGGGTCACCTCAAAGAACTCCACAGGGTTTTGAAGTCAATGGAAGAGAGTCTTACAAACGGGAACGTTTCCCAAATTGATTTTGGCAACTCTATCACG gTCACTGTGTATGCCTCAAACAAATCATCAAGTTGCTTCTTGACCAATGCCAACACTACCACCGATGCTACTGTCTCGTTTAGAGGAAGAACCTATGCAGTTCCAGCATGA
- the LOC140180531 gene encoding uncharacterized protein: MNVEIGAVPSWGWRNILEGHKIVEKGLVWRVGHGSSIQIFSDPWLAPPHLCVVPSSEVFNLQNQPLLIVKDLILSNGLLSQTLIRSIFSEGTSQHVLATTIGSGKDKIYWALNKNGLYEVITGYHVAYRLSHPPTEFCPEIMRQRNLWRELWKLKISAKIKIFLWRGFHKKLPVLQKLHHCIPLIQPTCQRCLQFPETINYYIFYYEKSMKI; the protein is encoded by the coding sequence ATGAATGTAGAGATTGGAGCAGTACCTTCGTGGGGGTGGCGTAACATATTGGAAGGGCATAAGATTGTTGAAAAGGGGCTGGTTTGGCGAGTTGGTCATGGGTCCAGTATCCAAATCTTTAGCGATCCTTGGCTTGCTCCTCCACATCTTTGTGTTGTCCCTTCATCTGAGGTTTTCAATCTGCAAAATCAACCACTATTGATAGTCAAGGACTTAATACTTTCTAATGGTTTGTTGAGTCAAACTCTAATTAGAAGTATTTTTTCTGAGGGCACTAGTCAGCATGTGCTAGCAACAACAATTGGGAgtggaaaagataaaatttattggGCTCTCAATAAAAATGGTTTATATGAAGTGATTACGGGGTACCATGTGGCTTATAGGTTATCGCATCCTCCCACTGAATTTTGCCCAGAGATTATGAGACAGCGAAACTTGTGGCGAGAACTGTGGAAGCTGAAAATCTCAGCAAAGATTAAGATTTTTCTTTGGAGGGGCTTTCATAAAAAGCTTCCAGTGCTGCAAAAGCTTCATCATTGCATTCCATTGATTCAACCCACCTGCCAAAGATGCTTACAATTCCCAGAAACAATCAATTATTACATCTTCTATTATGAGAAATCAATGAAGATTTGA